The Onychostoma macrolepis isolate SWU-2019 chromosome 20, ASM1243209v1, whole genome shotgun sequence nucleotide sequence GGGACATCAATGCTGGTTGTTAATGTAGCGGTTGATTCAGTTTAGACAGTGAGGCCGATGTTACCATGGCACCCTGTCCTCAGAACATGTCTTTGTCTGTGAAAGATAAAACATAAGCGCAGCGCTCAAACTGACCTGTGTCTTTTAGTCTACGTCagagtcatttaaaaataagcagCTGATTATTCCTAAGCTTTTagtttcatttgtgttccagCAGTGCCACTAAGGCAGTACTACTCATCTTTTGAGGCTTGTTTGTACTATTaacgtcattaaaaaaaaataaaaaaatgttcttttggaTTCAATTCTGTTTATCCATCTAAGCAAACACGAGGTTGTCACAGCTCCCTGTGTAATCCTGCTGTTTACTTATATTCCCACAACAGCGGCCCAATGAGAGCATACATCCTAGCCAGGAAAGACGCTATCACTCATTGGAGGGGGATGATGGGTCCAACAAAAGTATTTCGAGCTCGCTTCACTTCACCAGACACCCTGCGTGGCCAATATGGGCTGACTGACACCAGAAACACTACTCATGGTTCAGGTGGAGTAACACTTTTCAAAACTGAAcagttaaagaaatagttcaccctaaaatgaaaatttgctaaaaatgtactcatcctcaggccatccaagatgtagatcaGTTTGTTTCTACATcacaacagatttggagaaatcgAGCATTAGTTCACTTactcaccaatgaatcctctgcagtgaatgggtgccgtcagaatgagagtcagctcataaaaacatcacagtagtccacatgactccagtccatcagttaacatcttgtgacgtgaaaagctacatgtttgtaagaaacaaatccatcattaaggcgttTTAACTACTCTTGCTTCAGGACAAAATGCAAGTTCTCTAACCATAATAAGGCTTCCTCCAGTACAGAAGCAAAGGTTTAAAGTTTGGTAAaattgtttcttacaaacatgcagcttttcacttcttgAGATGTTAATTGATGTACTTGTgttgattacttgtggattattgtgatgtttttatcagctgtttggactctcattctgacggcacccattcactgcagaggatcctttggtgagcaagtgatgtaacgctatgtttctccaaatctgttgtgATGATGAAACAATCATATTTGGGTCAACTGTTCCTTTAACTAGCTAAATAGACTACATCAACTAAATATCAAAACAGTTAATAACCTCTCTAGAATATGCCTAATGAGTGCTTGTTTATAAACTCTAAATAAATCCTAGACCATAACactgatttgatcaaataaagacTAATTTcttaactatttaaaatgaaaaaacaacaacaacaacaacattcttCTATTCTAAAGTTTCagcattttcttattttctttctttcagattCAATTGAATCTGCCAAGAGAGAGATTTCATTTTTCTTTCCAGAATTCAATGCAGATGAGTGGATGCTGAGGGAAGAGCCACGTTTTAGATTGGGTCTTACTGAATATAATGAGGAGAGACAAATTCATACTCTCCAGGACACATGATGATTGCTGGTCTGATGGTGCTTTTGCAATGCTACAGTAAATGAATGTGACTTTCACCAGATGTTTCAGCATttgatgttttctttgtattGTCATGTTACTCTTTTGTGACCACAAAATATCTCTAGACCACAGCTCTACCAACACGATTATATccatttgtatgcattttatttgtatgtataaatgaatatttgTACTAGATTTGTAGTAGAGGCCAATACATGTTTACCTCAACATAGCAAACTCTAAGCAGTTCTTTTTAAGTTAACGCTGTATAACTGTGATGATATACTAACAGAATATAGTTGGAATGCAAAGGGGTAACAATAgagatttaaaatatattaagttgTTTTTGAAACGGCTTTCCTTTCCATCCTTTccaaatttttacattttgtaatgaTTGTTCAATGTCCATTTGACACTTTTAAGATTCCTTAAAACCGTGGGGGGATTTGATTTCAATTTTATGAGATTAAGAaacttttaagaaattaattttaaaatatactttcaaCCACATTATTCTTTAGATTAacttaacattttacattttactttaaggttcaattaattaacattagttatTGCATTAGATATCAGGAACTagcaatgaacaatacatttttaagtgaatgTCAATTTATTGTTATTCATTGTTACTTCAGttcattataatgcattactcaaaaatatttaggcctatatattcaagattttaattgcatataaaatttccCTCCGGTTTGATTAGacagttttattattaataaacctaatatgatgcatatttgtcagtcatacataaatgaaacaggaatgagatttatgtaataatgttattaaaccaaatatgttttaaatgtgcaataaccactcaattaaatatatgaatCACATACAGTTTAACTAATTGAATCTTGCTTGTTCCACATATTAAaccatgttcatactttttaaCTGAATATTTTTGATTTCAAAATCAATTGATTTAATTCCGAttttaagaaatttaaaaatatgactttaaataaaatagattcAAATTCTAATAAAATCATGCCAAGTACGCCTAATGTTgtttacaaattaataaaaaaatacaaatatcagtatatgtagaaattaacatgaacctatatgtgaccctggaccacaaaaccagtcttgtcgctggggtatatttgtagcaatagccaaaaatatactttatgggtcaaaattatcgatttttctttt carries:
- the nme6 gene encoding nucleoside diphosphate kinase 6, translated to MLLVTLEEGIAGMRCVKALQLTLAVVKPDAVAHPLILEALHQKILENFIIVRKKDLMWRTEESEKFYAEHAGRFFYQRLVEFMSSGPMRAYILARKDAITHWRGMMGPTKVFRARFTSPDTLRGQYGLTDTRNTTHGSDSIESAKREISFFFPEFNADEWMLREEPRFRLGLTEYNEERQIHTLQDT